In Desulfovibrio oxyclinae DSM 11498, one genomic interval encodes:
- a CDS encoding substrate-binding periplasmic protein translates to MKSFSIALLAALLLVFPGTAARADHLEVVTLEAPPLVYTLGDSVHGALVDVVREGLNRMGYHFEIRVVPWKRAVNSVRTGEADAIFYAVKTAERERFLRYPQEPLWVERTVAVVLSGTDHVLKSDLSNASDIRLGVGRGYYYGPRLERILTGDVFKRIEPAAKAADNMAKLLGGRLDAFLTDYLHATRILRDFVLGERFDIVRNEDHSPAFLDTVPAYLAFSKQAVTEELADGFSHVLKRMKTDGTYDAIMRRHGIEGF, encoded by the coding sequence ATGAAATCCTTTTCCATAGCATTGCTGGCTGCGCTGCTGCTGGTGTTTCCCGGAACCGCAGCGCGGGCCGATCATCTGGAAGTGGTGACGCTTGAAGCCCCGCCGCTGGTTTACACGCTTGGCGATTCGGTGCACGGAGCCCTGGTGGATGTAGTGCGCGAAGGGCTCAACCGCATGGGGTATCATTTTGAAATACGCGTGGTGCCGTGGAAGCGGGCCGTGAACAGTGTGCGTACCGGCGAAGCCGACGCCATATTCTATGCTGTGAAGACAGCGGAACGGGAGCGGTTTTTACGCTACCCGCAAGAGCCGTTGTGGGTGGAGCGGACCGTTGCGGTTGTACTCAGCGGAACGGACCATGTGCTGAAAAGCGATCTGTCCAATGCTTCGGACATCAGACTGGGTGTCGGGCGCGGGTATTACTACGGGCCGAGGCTGGAGCGCATTCTCACGGGCGACGTGTTCAAGCGAATCGAACCTGCGGCAAAGGCTGCGGACAATATGGCCAAGCTGCTCGGCGGCAGACTGGATGCCTTTCTGACGGACTACCTGCACGCGACCCGCATCCTGCGCGACTTCGTTCTCGGTGAGCGGTTCGACATCGTGCGGAACGAGGACCATTCTCCGGCGTTTCTGGATACGGTCCCGGCCTATCTGGCCTTTTCGAAACAAGCCGTCACCGAAGAACTGGCGGACGGCTTTTCCCACGTGCTCAAAAGGATGAAGACCGACGGCACGTACGATGCCATCATGAGACGGCACGGTATTGAAGGATTCTGA
- a CDS encoding citrate synthase — translation MLKDNEKVSNKTAYLILDGTTYELPVMVGSEKEHAIDIRNLRKETGHITYDPGYGNTGSCASAITYVNGEQGALHYRGYPIEEIAQNGSFIETAWLLIFGRLPNYEERQRFRDLLTDNELLHEDLKHHFEGFPSNGHPMAILSAVVNAMGCYDPELLEIQTRQEFALAAAKVISKVRTIAAWAYRKSQGLPFMYPDPERSYCQNFLHMMFSEPYRLYDPAPEEVRALSLFFTLHADHEQNCSCSTVRMVQSTQANLFASVSAGICALWGRLHGGANSAVIDMLEEIRSGQEDIKGFLEKVKRKETRLMGFGHRVYKSFDPRARILQKAAHDLLKAKGIKDDLLDIAMELSEEAQSDEYFTSRSLYPNVDFYSGIILRALNIPVNMYPVMFAIGRMPGWIAHWYEAYGAGLEKIHRPRQIYVGETRRSYTKMGDRKDG, via the coding sequence ATGCTCAAAGACAACGAAAAAGTCAGCAACAAGACGGCATACCTCATTCTGGACGGAACCACCTATGAGCTTCCGGTCATGGTCGGTTCCGAAAAGGAACATGCCATCGACATCCGAAACCTGCGAAAGGAAACCGGACATATCACCTACGATCCCGGCTACGGGAACACCGGCTCCTGCGCCAGCGCCATCACCTACGTCAACGGCGAGCAGGGCGCGCTGCACTATCGCGGGTATCCCATCGAGGAGATCGCCCAGAACGGCTCTTTCATCGAGACCGCATGGCTGCTGATTTTCGGCAGGCTCCCCAATTACGAGGAACGCCAGCGCTTTCGCGATCTGCTCACCGACAACGAGCTGCTGCACGAAGACCTCAAGCACCACTTCGAGGGATTCCCGTCCAACGGGCACCCCATGGCCATCCTTTCAGCAGTGGTCAACGCAATGGGATGCTACGACCCGGAGCTGCTCGAAATCCAGACAAGGCAGGAATTCGCCCTTGCCGCCGCCAAGGTCATCAGCAAGGTGCGCACCATCGCTGCGTGGGCCTACCGCAAGTCGCAGGGCCTGCCCTTCATGTACCCGGACCCGGAACGTTCCTACTGCCAGAACTTTCTGCACATGATGTTTTCCGAGCCGTACCGCCTGTATGACCCTGCTCCGGAGGAAGTGCGCGCCCTGAGCCTGTTCTTCACCCTGCATGCGGACCACGAGCAGAACTGCTCATGCTCCACCGTGCGCATGGTCCAGTCCACGCAGGCAAACCTCTTCGCTTCGGTCTCCGCCGGCATCTGCGCCCTGTGGGGGCGTCTGCATGGCGGTGCGAACTCCGCAGTCATCGACATGCTGGAGGAAATCCGCAGCGGTCAGGAAGACATCAAAGGCTTCCTCGAAAAGGTCAAGCGCAAGGAAACGCGGCTCATGGGCTTCGGCCACCGCGTCTACAAGAGCTTCGACCCCCGCGCCCGGATTCTCCAGAAAGCGGCCCACGACCTGCTCAAAGCCAAGGGCATCAAGGACGACCTGCTCGACATCGCCATGGAGCTCTCTGAGGAAGCCCAGAGCGACGAATACTTCACTAGCCGCAGCCTGTACCCCAACGTGGACTTCTACTCAGGCATCATCCTGCGTGCTTTGAACATACCGGTGAACATGTACCCGGTGATGTTCGCCATCGGCCGCATGCCCGGCTGGATCGCGCACTGGTACGAAGCTTACGGCGCCGGTCTTGAAAAAATCCACCGCCCCCGTCAGATCTATGTGGGCGAAACCCGCCGCTCCTACACCAAGATGGGTGACAGGAAAGACGGATAA
- a CDS encoding sigma-54 interaction domain-containing protein, whose amino-acid sequence MTEQEILRHLPEIVNTMNDGLFLVRPDGTIMMVNDALSRITGYSREELLESPCSVLECDICRIARRKGSKHWCALFRSGKENSRNCHLRRKDGTIVHVLKNAALLRDELGNVLGTVETLTDVTEIDRREDTIRQLSRMFDQDGAFHGMIGRSPVMRRTFELIERAAGSDAPVILFGESGTGKELAARAIHDLGPRNDGPYVQINCSALNESLLESELFGHVKGAFTGAHSHRRGRFEEAGGGDIFLDEIGDIPQSIQIKLLRVIETRTFERVGENQPRRLDARIISATNQNLPALVAQGRFRQDFFYRINVIPIELPALRKRIEDIPLLTDHFIKRLNMQRSRPIHGLAPEAMDLLTRHHWPGNVRELRSALEYAFVVCDAETITPEHLPSLMVPETAPRHVSSPETMSTPPSQERNDHENPPEKTELLAALRKCGGNKSETARKLGVSRGTVLNRMRKYGIDTKKIITE is encoded by the coding sequence ATGACTGAACAGGAAATTCTCAGACATCTGCCGGAAATCGTGAACACCATGAACGACGGGCTCTTTCTGGTGCGCCCGGACGGTACCATCATGATGGTCAACGACGCCCTTTCGCGCATCACGGGGTACTCTCGCGAGGAACTGCTGGAGAGTCCGTGCAGCGTGCTGGAGTGCGACATCTGCCGCATCGCACGGCGCAAGGGCAGCAAGCACTGGTGCGCCCTGTTCCGGTCCGGGAAGGAGAACTCCCGCAACTGCCATCTGCGGCGAAAGGACGGCACCATCGTCCACGTGCTCAAAAACGCCGCCCTGCTTCGCGATGAGTTGGGGAACGTCCTCGGAACCGTTGAGACCCTGACCGATGTCACCGAGATAGACCGTCGCGAAGACACTATCCGCCAACTTTCCCGCATGTTCGATCAGGACGGCGCGTTCCACGGCATGATCGGCCGGAGTCCCGTCATGCGCCGGACCTTCGAACTCATCGAGCGCGCGGCCGGGAGCGATGCCCCTGTGATTCTTTTCGGAGAATCCGGTACCGGGAAGGAACTCGCGGCAAGGGCCATCCACGACCTCGGCCCGAGAAACGACGGACCGTATGTGCAGATCAACTGCTCCGCGCTGAACGAGTCACTGCTCGAATCGGAACTGTTCGGCCATGTCAAAGGGGCGTTCACCGGCGCTCACAGCCATCGACGCGGACGGTTCGAGGAAGCGGGCGGAGGCGATATCTTTCTCGACGAAATCGGGGACATCCCCCAGTCCATCCAGATAAAACTGCTCAGGGTGATCGAAACCAGAACCTTCGAACGCGTGGGCGAAAACCAGCCCAGACGGCTGGACGCGCGCATCATCAGCGCCACCAACCAGAATCTTCCCGCGCTCGTGGCACAGGGACGCTTCCGGCAGGACTTTTTCTACCGCATCAATGTCATCCCCATCGAACTGCCGGCCCTTCGCAAACGTATAGAAGACATCCCGCTCCTGACGGACCATTTCATCAAACGGCTGAACATGCAGCGCTCGCGCCCGATCCACGGCCTTGCCCCGGAAGCCATGGATTTGCTGACGCGCCACCACTGGCCGGGCAATGTCAGGGAACTCAGGAGCGCGCTCGAATATGCCTTCGTGGTCTGCGACGCTGAGACCATCACGCCGGAGCACCTCCCCTCTCTCATGGTCCCGGAAACCGCGCCCCGTCACGTTTCGTCACCGGAAACCATGAGTACGCCCCCTTCTCAAGAAAGAAACGACCACGAAAATCCGCCGGAAAAGACCGAACTCTTGGCGGCACTGAGAAAATGTGGCGGAAACAAGTCCGAAACCGCCAGAAAGCTTGGTGTAAGCCGCGGAACAGTACTCAACAGAATGCGAAAATACGGAATCGACACAAAAAAGATCATTACTGAATAA
- a CDS encoding 4Fe-4S dicluster domain-containing protein, which produces MSAAKKSGLSRRGFLKSVGIGGASALLPGTARAAQKGEELATLLDLSKCIGCGECVYACRDVNADRYPEPKKPFPVMHPEKRVKVEDWSDRRDVDDRLTPYNWLYIQTAVVEHEGKSHTVHVPRRCMHCRNAPCANLCPFGACGTDERGITFINDKVCLGGAKCRSVCPWDIPQRQSGVGLYRSLMPGFAGNGVMYKCDRCRERIADGKTPGCIEVCPVQVQTIGPRREILRRAEALAEKTGGFLYGADENGGTNTFYVSPVPFELLNDAVEKGKGRPHLGPVKDLMEDENALATATLLAPVAGIAAGMLGLGSALFGQEDDNEG; this is translated from the coding sequence ATGTCAGCAGCAAAAAAGAGCGGCCTGAGCCGCCGTGGNTTTCTCAAAAGCGTGGGCATCGGGGGAGCGTCGGCGCTCCTTCCCGGCACCGCGAGAGCCGCGCAGAAAGGGGAGGAGCTGGCCACGCTTCTGGACCTGTCCAAGTGCATCGGTTGTGGAGAGTGCGTATACGCGTGTCGCGACGTGAACGCGGATCGTTATCCCGAGCCGAAAAAGCCGTTCCCCGTCATGCATCCCGAGAAACGGGTCAAAGTGGAGGACTGGTCGGACAGGCGCGACGTGGATGACCGGCTCACGCCCTACAACTGGCTCTACATTCAGACCGCCGTGGTGGAGCATGAGGGCAAATCGCATACGGTGCATGTGCCCCGACGGTGCATGCACTGCCGAAACGCTCCGTGCGCCAACCTCTGTCCATTCGGTGCCTGCGGCACGGACGAGCGGGGCATCACCTTTATCAACGATAAGGTCTGCCTCGGCGGGGCCAAGTGTCGATCCGTCTGTCCGTGGGATATCCCACAGCGGCAGAGCGGTGTTGGCCTGTACCGCAGCCTGATGCCCGGTTTTGCCGGAAACGGGGTCATGTACAAGTGTGACCGTTGCCGTGAGCGCATCGCGGACGGCAAGACGCCGGGGTGCATAGAGGTCTGTCCGGTGCAGGTTCAGACCATCGGCCCGCGGAGGGAAATTCTTCGCAGGGCTGAGGCGCTGGCGGAAAAGACGGGAGGTTTCCTGTACGGGGCTGACGAGAACGGCGGCACCAATACGTTTTATGTATCCCCGGTGCCCTTTGAACTGCTGAATGACGCAGTGGAAAAAGGCAAGGGAAGGCCGCATCTGGGACCGGTGAAAGATCTCATGGAAGATGAAAACGCGCTGGCAACGGCTACGCTGCTGGCCCCGGTCGCCGGGATAGCTGCCGGGATGCTCGGGCTTGGGTCCGCACTGTTCGGGCAGGAGGATGACAATGAAGGGTAG